One window of Chloroflexota bacterium genomic DNA carries:
- a CDS encoding ParA family protein produces the protein MGRVIAITNQKGGVGKTTTTINLGAALAEKGHYTLLLDMDPQGALSIGLGLPAYDLEFTLYSILTDSRIPVAAVTHHIRPHLDLVPSNIDLAGAELQLVAMMGREFILRDALATVRDRYDFILIDCPPSLGLLTVNALTAADEIVVPLQCEFLAMRGLDTLIDVVARVQRRLNPKLRLIGIVPTMYNARRVHSREVLDKVRTTYPNKVLPVAVKESTRFAEAPAAHRTILELDRSGEAAESYRALAEVIINARPEE, from the coding sequence ATGGGACGCGTTATCGCGATCACGAACCAAAAGGGCGGCGTCGGCAAAACGACCACGACGATCAATCTTGGCGCGGCGCTCGCGGAAAAAGGGCATTACACCCTGTTGCTCGATATGGACCCGCAAGGCGCGCTTTCGATCGGTCTCGGTTTGCCGGCGTATGACCTCGAATTTACACTCTATTCGATCCTCACTGATTCGCGTATTCCCGTTGCCGCCGTCACGCATCACATTCGCCCACACCTCGACCTCGTGCCATCGAACATTGACCTTGCCGGCGCGGAATTGCAACTGGTCGCGATGATGGGCCGCGAATTTATCTTACGCGATGCGCTCGCAACCGTGCGTGACCGGTACGACTTTATCCTGATTGATTGTCCGCCGAGTCTGGGTTTGTTGACGGTCAACGCGTTGACCGCCGCCGACGAAATCGTCGTGCCGCTGCAGTGTGAATTTCTCGCGATGCGCGGTCTCGACACGTTGATTGACGTGGTCGCGCGCGTGCAACGCCGTCTCAATCCTAAACTGCGTCTCATTGGCATCGTGCCGACGATGTACAACGCGCGGCGCGTTCATTCGCGCGAGGTGTTGGATAAAGTGCGAACGACGTACCCGAACAAAGTGCTCCCCGTCGCCGTGAAAGAGAGCACGCGTTTTGCCGAAGCGCCGGCGGCGCATCGCACTATCTTGGAGCTGGATCGCAGCGGCGAGGCGGCAGAATCGTATCGCGCGCTCGCGGAGGTGATTATCAATGCCCGACCGGAAGAATGA
- a CDS encoding amino acid ABC transporter substrate-binding protein, which produces MLRRNSQQSTRFANSQQSLNTHHVSRFRFWRVGTLPLTIIALVAFNAFAYLAWFPKPPAKPDATWMRILDEGEFRVGIDPSFPPFESEDGMGNLRGLDIALAEEMARVWSEQNNTEVKVHFVYNGFDGLYDALLAGQYDVIISALPYDPKKTQDVRYTLAYFDGGPRLIVRASDATTKTYADLEGKRIGVELGSSGDSFARRWQRRLKYNVSMFNTPNDALRALTLGQVDAVFTDIIAFTDFARASNEVKIVGDPLVNELTVMAVRKDTPDLFAQINAVLIAMKQDGRLERLQNEWLVK; this is translated from the coding sequence ATGCTACGGCGAAATAGCCAACAGTCAACACGCTTCGCGAACAGTCAACAGTCACTCAATACGCATCACGTTTCGCGTTTCAGGTTTTGGCGCGTCGGAACTCTCCCGCTCACCATCATCGCGCTTGTCGCGTTCAACGCGTTCGCGTACCTTGCCTGGTTCCCCAAGCCGCCGGCGAAACCGGACGCGACCTGGATGCGCATTCTCGACGAAGGCGAATTCCGTGTGGGTATTGATCCCTCGTTTCCGCCGTTCGAATCGGAGGACGGTATGGGGAATTTGCGCGGACTCGACATCGCGCTGGCGGAAGAAATGGCACGTGTCTGGTCGGAACAAAACAACACAGAGGTTAAAGTCCACTTTGTTTATAACGGTTTCGATGGATTGTACGATGCACTGCTTGCCGGACAGTACGACGTGATTATTTCCGCGTTGCCGTACGATCCCAAAAAAACCCAGGATGTGCGATACACGCTGGCGTACTTTGACGGGGGTCCGCGTCTCATCGTGCGCGCGAGCGATGCGACAACAAAAACGTACGCCGACCTCGAAGGCAAACGGATTGGCGTGGAACTAGGTTCGAGCGGGGATAGTTTCGCGCGGCGTTGGCAACGACGACTCAAGTACAACGTAAGCATGTTCAATACACCGAACGACGCGTTGCGCGCGCTGACTCTAGGTCAGGTGGACGCGGTGTTCACGGACATTATCGCGTTCACCGATTTCGCGCGCGCGTCGAACGAGGTAAAAATCGTCGGCGATCCGCTCGTCAACGAATTGACGGTGATGGCAGTGCGTAAAGACACGCCCGACCTGTTCGCGCAGATCAACGCAGTGTTGATCGCGATGAAACAGGACGGGCGTTTGGAACGCTTGCAGAACGAGTGGTTGGTGAAATAG
- a CDS encoding NAD(P)/FAD-dependent oxidoreductase, producing the protein MSQSSRRIPGMAWVFISFVPWISYWALAGAGSLTAGIASGLLASLVLNAYRWTRRQAKAMELVTLGFFIAHFLVTVILGSSLFKMYDAILVNTTLAAMAWGTLLARSPFTFQYARDDYPREYWNNELFRVTNNIITAVWGVIFTLDIGLGALSVTMPDAKIFLSAILANSMVGIGIAFSILFPRWFPRWAMARYLARQETYHWDAPTFTAQPPTAPTEHDVIVVGSGIGGLTAGALLAKRGLKVAVFEQHFIPGGYCTSWERGVRRGNTRLRYVFDAGVHDVSGLGERGSVRNVLRRLDIEDRLDWRRMNHEYILPDLRMKIPEDADVFADALGEKFPAERANLRAFFTEMRAVNREMYADVEKTGGVPRAPDNVDDLLAYPRAHPHAFRWMQIPFKQMLDQYFQDARLKEFLSALTGYLSDNANTLTVGNLAPIFGYYFDGGFYPAGGSQEIANALVSVIEENRGKVYLRTPVRRILVEQQRATGVELVNGEQHCAEAIISNADMHRTFLELIGREHLPVDFVTQVEKSKASSSAFEVFLGVDYVPDIAPIAMARTEDGKGVGICIPSHVDPTLAPLGHSSIVLITLIPQCEAQSWDRRAPDYRARKRAKGDELIALAERAIPGLSEHIVFREEGTPATMARYDWATDGAIYGPAHGQWHPQMKSPLERLYLAGANTFGGGVEAVVISGALAADAIAPRNIRQVRIV; encoded by the coding sequence ATGTCTCAATCTTCGCGCCGGATTCCCGGCATGGCTTGGGTTTTCATTTCGTTCGTTCCGTGGATTTCGTACTGGGCGCTTGCGGGAGCGGGATCGTTGACGGCGGGAATTGCCAGCGGCTTGCTCGCGTCGCTCGTGTTGAACGCGTATCGTTGGACGCGACGCCAGGCGAAGGCGATGGAACTTGTCACGCTCGGATTTTTTATCGCGCATTTCCTCGTGACCGTCATCCTGGGTTCGTCGCTTTTCAAAATGTACGACGCGATTCTCGTAAACACGACGCTCGCCGCAATGGCGTGGGGTACGTTGCTCGCGCGTTCGCCGTTCACGTTTCAGTACGCGCGCGACGATTATCCGCGCGAATACTGGAACAATGAATTGTTTCGTGTGACGAACAATATCATCACGGCAGTGTGGGGCGTCATCTTTACGCTCGACATCGGACTCGGCGCGCTGAGCGTCACGATGCCGGACGCGAAAATTTTCTTGTCCGCGATCTTGGCGAACTCGATGGTCGGCATCGGCATCGCGTTTTCGATTCTGTTTCCGCGTTGGTTTCCGCGTTGGGCGATGGCGCGCTATCTCGCGCGACAAGAAACGTACCACTGGGACGCGCCCACCTTCACCGCGCAGCCGCCGACCGCGCCGACGGAACACGATGTCATTGTCGTCGGTTCAGGCATCGGTGGATTGACCGCGGGCGCATTGCTCGCAAAACGCGGACTCAAGGTCGCGGTGTTCGAGCAACATTTCATCCCCGGCGGCTATTGCACGTCCTGGGAACGCGGTGTGCGGCGCGGCAACACGCGCTTGCGTTATGTCTTCGATGCCGGCGTCCACGATGTGAGCGGCTTGGGCGAGCGCGGGAGCGTGCGCAACGTCTTGCGCCGGCTCGACATCGAGGACCGGCTCGATTGGCGGCGGATGAACCACGAGTACATCCTGCCCGATCTGCGAATGAAAATTCCCGAAGACGCGGACGTGTTTGCGGACGCGCTCGGCGAAAAATTTCCGGCGGAACGCGCGAACCTGCGCGCGTTCTTTACCGAGATGCGCGCGGTCAATCGCGAAATGTACGCGGACGTTGAGAAAACCGGCGGCGTGCCGCGCGCGCCGGACAATGTGGACGATTTGCTGGCGTACCCGCGCGCACACCCGCACGCGTTTCGGTGGATGCAAATTCCGTTCAAGCAGATGCTGGATCAATATTTCCAGGACGCGCGCTTGAAGGAATTTCTGTCCGCGCTCACCGGTTATCTCAGCGACAACGCCAACACACTGACCGTCGGCAACCTGGCGCCGATCTTTGGCTATTATTTCGACGGCGGATTTTATCCGGCGGGCGGCTCGCAAGAAATCGCGAACGCGCTCGTGAGTGTGATTGAAGAAAATCGCGGCAAGGTGTACTTGCGGACGCCGGTGCGCCGCATCTTAGTCGAACAGCAACGCGCCACCGGCGTGGAACTTGTGAACGGCGAGCAACACTGCGCCGAAGCGATCATCTCGAATGCGGACATGCACCGCACGTTCTTGGAATTGATCGGTCGCGAACATTTGCCGGTGGATTTCGTAACCCAGGTCGAAAAATCGAAAGCGTCTTCGTCCGCTTTCGAAGTGTTTCTCGGCGTGGACTATGTGCCAGACATCGCGCCGATCGCGATGGCGCGAACCGAGGATGGTAAGGGAGTCGGCATCTGTATCCCATCGCACGTGGACCCAACTCTCGCGCCGCTCGGACATTCGAGCATCGTGTTGATCACATTGATCCCGCAGTGCGAAGCGCAATCCTGGGATCGGCGCGCGCCGGATTATCGCGCACGCAAACGCGCCAAGGGCGACGAGTTGATCGCGCTCGCCGAACGCGCGATACCCGGCTTGAGCGAGCACATCGTCTTTCGCGAAGAGGGCACGCCGGCGACAATGGCGCGCTATGACTGGGCGACGGATGGCGCGATCTACGGACCGGCGCATGGGCAATGGCACCCGCAGATGAAATCACCGCTCGAACGGTTGTACCTCGCCGGCGCAAACACATTTGGTGGCGGCGTCGAAGCCGTCGTGATTTCCGGCGCACTCGCCGCCGACGCGATTGCCCCGCGGAATATTCGCCAAGTGCGAATTGTGTAG
- a CDS encoding beta-galactosidase, whose protein sequence is MQTRNLFLAASILFNAIKLLILSAILYAVSAPPPILVTLGAPQTVRTANPKIGVHTRLTDEVEEWKIKKNVELVREMGAPWIVEYFPWGYIEYNENEYDWSHADQVVDHARRQGLTVIARLGFAPVWARPKNPITSYLDESRYPHFANFAREFVAHFKGRIRYVIIWNEPNVNLEWGYRPVDPAGYTRMLQAVYPFAKQADPEIQILAGALAPNLAPAGSIDAMNDLDYLRQMYDAGAREYFDALAAHAYGWTSPADEAPAPNRVNFRRTELLREIMTQNGDAAKRVFITEGGWNDHPRWTKAVHPAERIQYTLRAFELCRAWDWLDACALWAFRYPAPTQTYLDYFSFVTPDFDPKPIYYEVQKYATAK, encoded by the coding sequence ATGCAGACACGGAACCTATTTCTCGCCGCGTCAATTCTATTCAACGCGATCAAACTATTGATTCTCAGCGCGATACTCTACGCGGTGTCCGCGCCGCCGCCGATTCTCGTCACGCTCGGCGCGCCGCAAACCGTGCGCACGGCGAATCCAAAAATCGGCGTTCACACGCGTCTCACCGATGAAGTCGAAGAATGGAAAATCAAAAAGAATGTGGAACTGGTGCGCGAGATGGGCGCGCCGTGGATCGTCGAGTATTTTCCGTGGGGCTATATCGAATACAACGAGAACGAGTACGATTGGTCGCACGCGGATCAAGTCGTGGATCACGCGCGGCGACAAGGATTGACTGTGATCGCGCGCCTGGGTTTTGCGCCGGTCTGGGCGCGACCCAAGAATCCGATCACGAGTTACCTGGATGAATCGCGCTATCCCCACTTTGCGAATTTCGCGCGCGAGTTTGTCGCGCATTTCAAAGGACGCATTCGCTACGTCATTATTTGGAACGAGCCAAACGTGAACCTGGAATGGGGTTATCGCCCGGTGGACCCGGCTGGCTACACGCGCATGTTGCAAGCCGTGTATCCGTTCGCCAAGCAAGCCGATCCCGAGATCCAAATTCTCGCCGGCGCGCTCGCGCCGAATCTCGCGCCGGCCGGTTCGATAGACGCGATGAACGACCTGGATTATTTGCGCCAGATGTACGATGCCGGCGCACGCGAGTACTTTGACGCGCTCGCCGCGCACGCGTATGGCTGGACGAGTCCGGCGGACGAAGCCCCCGCGCCGAATCGCGTGAACTTTCGCCGCACCGAATTGTTACGCGAGATTATGACGCAAAACGGCGACGCGGCGAAACGGGTGTTCATCACCGAAGGCGGCTGGAACGATCATCCGCGTTGGACCAAAGCCGTGCATCCGGCGGAACGCATTCAGTACACGTTGCGCGCGTTCGAACTATGCCGCGCGTGGGACTGGCTCGACGCGTGCGCGCTGTGGGCATTTCGTTATCCCGCGCCCACGCAAACGTACCTCGATTATTTTTCGTTCGTCACGCCGGATTTTGACCCCAAGCCGATTTACTACGAAGTGCAGAAATATGCTACGGCGAAATAG
- a CDS encoding NYN domain-containing protein yields MAESGEVALFIDFENVRYGLKNNYGREPDPQLLMAKARKYGPVAQAVAYADFTEHPDFFRRKLEVAGITPRDIPRRSPDVAHKSSSDMAMLMDIIDCLLDRPTVNTLILMTGDSDFIRVVARARHRFNKRVIIAGVPGSVSNDLIASADGADPVAEPDWAPVTPVEYSPVVPLLESSLTPENVTSESDEISDIERHLIKLIDYLDRTRPYLTFLFVKTHALSPTSQVNLSPMQVDMVMTKFKERGILRDEVRDLDGRTLRLLFFNREHPVVQFVLGVPASPPQ; encoded by the coding sequence ATGGCAGAAAGTGGAGAAGTAGCGCTGTTCATTGACTTTGAGAACGTTCGCTACGGTTTGAAAAATAATTATGGACGTGAGCCGGACCCGCAACTGCTGATGGCAAAAGCGCGCAAATATGGTCCGGTTGCCCAAGCCGTGGCGTATGCGGATTTTACGGAACATCCGGATTTCTTCCGGCGCAAACTGGAGGTTGCCGGCATTACGCCGCGCGACATTCCGCGCCGCAGTCCGGATGTGGCTCACAAATCGTCGTCGGACATGGCGATGCTGATGGACATCATTGATTGCTTGCTCGACCGTCCGACGGTAAATACTCTGATCTTGATGACCGGTGACAGCGATTTCATCCGCGTGGTCGCGCGTGCGCGCCATCGCTTCAACAAACGCGTCATCATCGCCGGCGTCCCCGGCAGTGTGTCGAACGACCTCATCGCTTCGGCGGACGGCGCCGACCCGGTGGCGGAACCGGATTGGGCGCCCGTGACCCCGGTCGAATATTCGCCGGTGGTCCCATTACTTGAATCGTCTTTGACCCCGGAAAACGTAACTAGCGAGTCTGATGAAATATCCGACATCGAACGTCACTTGATCAAACTGATTGACTATTTGGATCGCACGCGACCGTATCTCACTTTTCTCTTTGTCAAAACCCATGCTCTCTCGCCGACGAGTCAAGTGAATCTTAGCCCGATGCAGGTGGATATGGTCATGACCAAGTTTAAAGAACGCGGCATCTTGCGTGACGAAGTACGTGATCTGGATGGGCGGACCTTGCGACTGTTGTTCTTTAATCGCGAACACCCGGTGGTGCAATTCGTGCTGGGTGTGCCCGCCAGCCCGCCCCAGTAA
- a CDS encoding HEAT repeat domain-containing protein produces the protein MNFLQSFFDPALRFERAFADHLARRYRYILWPLARVDLTRDWIEPRGLQAALAQNDRLVITGVAGMGKTTTLAYLALANGQAILDGDPLATIPLFFNARDLVGNLPRIPDLPRGLNLGDALTVKCPRIFFANVFNAGRAVVLIDDADALTAEQLQAWLKDFTNVRVIATARAPLPGWAEYRLPGFSDGDIATLAQKTLGTDAFLAALKGVPRALTTNPMILTMLTRIWREGEPLPTRRAAIFDEYVRVILGDQDETAKMFEALALAIQRGKPASNEFLSKSRGLLRTAKNRTAEFVHELWQAYFAARALRLTPDLAAILAHLQDPSWEETLLFYAGLGDADNLADAVRSRGDLYFTGRILAHARAARADLRDAVTDELTRLAWQGDPRAIASLSEMNSEVAVDGYAAKLKDKDPAVRTRAAQVLGLLQLDRGIEYLLPQLRDVNADVRDKVVEALGRARTDRVIEPLLVALRGDPRVGQIDTRLRVAAAKALGEIGSDRAAPALIVDLQVGEPEVRAVAAEALKRITSPLMLEPLRGIAQSGDAEARRYASEILAIVNGKS, from the coding sequence ATGAATTTTCTGCAATCCTTCTTCGACCCGGCGCTCCGCTTTGAACGCGCGTTTGCCGATCATCTCGCCCGACGTTATCGGTACATTTTGTGGCCCCTTGCGCGCGTAGACTTGACGCGTGATTGGATCGAACCGCGCGGACTGCAAGCCGCGCTCGCGCAGAACGATCGGCTCGTCATCACTGGCGTGGCGGGAATGGGCAAAACGACCACCTTGGCGTACCTCGCGCTGGCGAACGGGCAAGCCATTCTCGACGGCGATCCGCTGGCGACGATTCCGCTTTTTTTCAACGCGCGCGATCTGGTGGGCAATCTGCCGCGCATTCCGGATTTACCGCGCGGGTTGAATCTTGGCGATGCGCTCACTGTGAAATGCCCGCGCATTTTCTTCGCGAACGTGTTCAACGCCGGGCGCGCGGTCGTGTTGATTGACGACGCGGACGCGCTTACCGCCGAACAATTGCAAGCGTGGTTGAAGGATTTCACGAACGTTCGCGTGATTGCGACCGCGCGCGCGCCGCTCCCAGGTTGGGCGGAGTATCGTTTGCCCGGTTTTAGCGATGGCGACATTGCGACGCTGGCGCAGAAAACGCTCGGCACGGATGCGTTCCTCGCCGCGCTCAAAGGTGTGCCGCGCGCGCTCACGACGAATCCGATGATTCTCACGATGCTCACGCGCATCTGGCGCGAAGGCGAGCCGTTGCCCACGCGGCGCGCGGCGATTTTCGATGAGTACGTGCGCGTGATTCTCGGCGATCAGGACGAAACCGCCAAAATGTTCGAAGCGTTGGCGCTGGCGATTCAGCGTGGCAAACCGGCATCGAACGAGTTTCTGAGCAAATCGCGCGGGTTGTTGCGCACGGCGAAAAATCGCACCGCCGAATTTGTGCATGAGTTGTGGCAGGCGTACTTTGCCGCGCGCGCGTTGCGGCTCACCCCCGATCTTGCCGCGATCCTTGCGCATTTGCAAGACCCGTCCTGGGAAGAGACGTTGTTATTCTACGCCGGGCTTGGCGATGCGGACAATCTCGCGGACGCGGTGCGCTCGCGCGGCGATCTTTATTTCACTGGCAGAATTCTCGCGCACGCGCGCGCGGCGCGCGCCGACCTGCGCGACGCGGTGACGGACGAACTGACGCGCCTTGCCTGGCAGGGCGACCCACGCGCGATTGCGAGTCTCTCGGAAATGAACAGCGAGGTCGCCGTGGACGGCTACGCCGCGAAGCTCAAAGACAAAGACCCCGCCGTTCGCACGCGCGCCGCACAAGTGTTGGGACTGTTGCAGTTGGATCGCGGTATCGAATATCTGTTGCCACAATTGCGTGATGTGAACGCGGATGTGCGCGACAAGGTCGTGGAAGCGTTGGGTCGCGCGCGCACCGATCGCGTGATCGAGCCGTTGCTCGTCGCGTTGCGCGGCGATCCGCGCGTCGGTCAGATTGACACGCGCTTGCGCGTGGCGGCGGCGAAGGCGCTCGGCGAAATCGGGTCGGATCGCGCCGCACCGGCGTTGATCGTTGATTTGCAAGTCGGCGAACCGGAAGTGCGCGCGGTCGCGGCGGAGGCGCTCAAGCGCATCACCAGTCCGCTGATGCTCGAACCGTTGCGCGGCATCGCGCAAAGCGGCGATGCCGAGGCACGACGGTACGCGTCCGAGATTTTAGCCATCGTCAACGGCAAGAGCTAG
- a CDS encoding sensor histidine kinase produces MTTETSTTSPTTNRFLRAAAFVTIAGVAVVAFATEWSTPPGIRLAIIAGLLALFTVIQIPLVSGTPTRIPRVRGLLASAIATALALLWVWTDNAAPILLFLPITQVFLYLELREALAWTIVCTLLLLVPYLVFTTVTTAIVMALVFGGGFIFFGAVTTSFRLEQAARAKSERLLQELETAHAQLRDYAARVQELSVAEERSRIAREIHDSLGHHLTLLSVQLQAASKLIAREPDRAASEIEKARAVAAEALQAVRQSVSTLRATSFQELRVSESLARLTQEFCTTTGIAVNLVIESASVLDALPPAQALTLYRAAQEGLTNAHKHARATQVDITVKFAHARISLRVADNGVGRDLSALTTGFGLLGLRERVELLDGALTAQNRAEGGFELLVDLPVSQVVE; encoded by the coding sequence GTGACCACCGAAACATCCACCACTTCACCGACGACGAATCGTTTTCTGCGCGCCGCCGCGTTCGTGACAATTGCCGGCGTTGCCGTCGTCGCATTCGCCACCGAATGGAGCACGCCACCGGGCATACGCCTCGCGATCATCGCCGGACTGTTGGCGCTTTTTACAGTGATTCAAATTCCGTTGGTGAGCGGAACACCGACGCGCATCCCGCGTGTACGCGGACTGCTCGCGAGCGCGATCGCGACTGCCTTGGCGCTCCTTTGGGTCTGGACCGACAACGCCGCGCCGATTCTCCTTTTCTTGCCCATCACCCAGGTGTTTCTGTATCTCGAATTGCGCGAAGCGCTGGCGTGGACGATTGTTTGCACGCTCTTGCTGCTTGTGCCCTACCTCGTCTTTACCACCGTGACAACCGCGATTGTGATGGCATTGGTGTTCGGCGGCGGATTTATTTTTTTCGGCGCGGTGACGACGTCGTTTCGGCTGGAGCAAGCTGCGCGCGCGAAAAGCGAACGTCTCTTGCAAGAGTTGGAAACCGCGCACGCGCAACTGCGCGACTACGCCGCGCGCGTCCAAGAACTCTCGGTCGCCGAGGAACGCAGTCGCATCGCGCGCGAGATTCACGATTCGCTCGGGCATCACTTGACGTTGCTCAGCGTGCAACTGCAAGCCGCGTCGAAACTCATCGCACGCGAACCCGACCGCGCGGCGAGCGAGATCGAAAAAGCGCGCGCGGTCGCGGCAGAGGCATTGCAAGCGGTGCGACAATCGGTGAGCACCTTGCGCGCAACCTCGTTTCAAGAATTACGCGTGAGCGAGTCGCTCGCACGATTGACCCAGGAATTTTGCACGACGACTGGCATCGCGGTCAACCTTGTTATCGAATCCGCGTCCGTGCTCGATGCGCTGCCGCCGGCGCAGGCGCTCACGCTCTATCGCGCCGCGCAAGAAGGATTGACGAACGCGCACAAGCACGCGCGCGCGACGCAGGTGGACATCACGGTCAAGTTTGCCCACGCGCGCATTTCGCTGCGCGTCGCGGATAATGGCGTCGGTCGCGATTTGTCTGCGCTGACAACCGGGTTTGGCTTGCTGGGTCTGCGCGAGCGCGTCGAATTGCTCGACGGCGCGTTGACCGCGCAGAATCGCGCGGAGGGCGGTTTTGAGTTATTGGTTGATTTACCGGTGAGTCAGGTTGTCGAATAG
- a CDS encoding tetratricopeptide repeat protein, with product MLRYWLLCSVVVLTACSIFEPSTAEGYLARGRAAFEQGDTTRAIADYSQALKLNPGLAEAYYQRGLAYRRAGSRGRAIADFSDAITRKPDYAEAYNQRGVLLDEQGKYEAALDDLDRALQLKPNLAEAYYNRGILYGEMGNLLQAIDEYSQALELEPTMAAAWLARGSARAVRRDRDNAIADLRRVLELSQDPGLRQQAEIQLRELGAR from the coding sequence ATGCTACGGTACTGGCTCTTGTGTTCCGTGGTTGTTCTGACCGCGTGCAGCATTTTCGAACCCAGCACGGCAGAAGGATACCTCGCGCGCGGACGCGCCGCGTTTGAACAAGGCGATACGACGCGTGCGATTGCCGATTATTCCCAGGCGCTCAAACTCAACCCAGGTTTGGCAGAGGCGTACTATCAGCGCGGTTTGGCGTATCGGCGCGCCGGGTCGCGCGGACGCGCCATCGCGGATTTCAGCGATGCGATCACACGCAAACCCGACTATGCCGAAGCGTACAATCAGCGCGGGGTACTGCTGGACGAGCAGGGCAAATACGAGGCGGCGCTAGACGACCTGGATCGCGCGCTCCAACTCAAGCCCAATTTGGCGGAGGCGTACTATAATCGCGGCATTCTCTACGGCGAGATGGGGAACCTCCTGCAAGCGATTGACGAGTATTCGCAGGCGCTCGAACTCGAGCCGACGATGGCGGCGGCGTGGCTTGCGCGTGGGAGCGCGCGCGCGGTGCGCCGCGATCGCGATAATGCGATTGCCGATCTAAGGCGCGTGCTCGAATTGAGCCAAGACCCAGGTTTGCGCCAACAAGCCGAAATACAATTACGCGAGCTGGGCGCGCGGTAA
- a CDS encoding UPF0175 family protein encodes MSVVISDDMLHTAHMSASELVQELAVLLYQKERLTLGQASHLAQMTQLQFQFLLASRRIPIHYDVADFDADLKTLREIGRL; translated from the coding sequence ATGAGTGTGGTGATTTCGGACGATATGCTACACACCGCGCACATGTCTGCTTCGGAACTGGTACAGGAACTCGCGGTACTCCTGTATCAAAAAGAGCGCCTCACCCTGGGACAAGCCAGTCATCTCGCACAGATGACACAATTGCAATTTCAATTCTTACTCGCTAGTCGGCGCATTCCCATACACTATGATGTCGCTGATTTTGATGCTGATTTGAAAACGTTACGGGAAATCGGGCGCTTGTGA
- a CDS encoding response regulator transcription factor, with amino-acid sequence MEDLRVLIVDDQTLMRQGLQTLLEMQPGIRVVGQAGDGIDALAQADALKPDVVLMDVRMPHMDGVQATRQIRARLPNTQVIILTTFDDDEYVFEGLRAGAMGYLLKDTSVEILADALRRVARGEALIEPSIARKVVAEFTRLGAKESRAEASEARPALPDALSEREMEILCALARGLSNREIAEQFVITEGTVKNHVSNILAKMGVRDRTQAVLKAKELGWV; translated from the coding sequence ATGGAAGACCTTCGCGTTCTGATCGTGGACGATCAAACTTTGATGCGCCAGGGTTTGCAAACTCTGCTCGAAATGCAACCGGGCATTCGCGTCGTCGGGCAAGCCGGCGACGGCATTGATGCGCTCGCGCAGGCGGACGCGCTCAAGCCGGATGTCGTGTTGATGGACGTGCGGATGCCGCACATGGACGGCGTACAAGCGACGCGGCAAATTCGCGCGCGCCTGCCGAACACCCAGGTCATCATCCTCACGACGTTCGACGACGACGAGTACGTGTTCGAAGGGTTGCGCGCCGGCGCGATGGGCTATTTGCTCAAAGACACCTCCGTCGAAATTCTCGCGGACGCGCTGCGTCGCGTTGCGCGCGGCGAGGCATTGATCGAACCGAGCATCGCGCGCAAAGTCGTCGCGGAATTTACGCGCCTCGGCGCAAAAGAATCGCGCGCCGAAGCGAGCGAAGCGCGTCCGGCGTTGCCCGACGCGTTGAGCGAACGCGAGATGGAAATTTTGTGCGCGCTCGCGCGCGGCTTGTCGAATCGCGAAATCGCGGAACAGTTCGTTATCACCGAAGGCACCGTCAAGAATCACGTGTCGAACATTCTCGCGAAGATGGGCGTGCGCGACCGAACGCAAGCCGTGTTGAAAGCAAAAGAGTTGGGGTGGGTCTAG
- a CDS encoding DUF493 domain-containing protein, whose translation MQFPMHFPIKAIGKHTGTFELIVTEIVRRHAPDLLDADVVSRPSANGSYLAVTATFTARSREQLDALYRELTAHKNVLYVL comes from the coding sequence ATGCAATTTCCAATGCACTTTCCAATCAAAGCCATCGGCAAACATACCGGCACGTTTGAGTTGATCGTCACCGAAATTGTGCGCCGGCACGCGCCGGATTTGCTCGATGCCGATGTCGTCAGCCGACCGAGCGCGAACGGGTCGTACCTCGCGGTCACCGCGACGTTTACCGCGCGCAGTCGCGAGCAACTCGACGCACTTTATCGCGAATTGACCGCGCACAAAAACGTGTTGTACGTGCTCTAG